The Pseudomonas sp. GD03919 region CTGGTGCTGTATGGCTGTGGTCGTGCCTTCACCGGGCCGGCGTTGTCCAGCCTGCTGCCGCAGATCGTGCCGCGCGAGCGCCTGGCTGCGGCCATCGCCGCCAACAGCATGATCATGCGCGGTGCGACCATTTCCGGACCGGTGATCGGCGGTGGTCTGTATGCCATCGGCGGTGGCGGGCTGACCTACTCGGTGTGCCTGGCCTGCTTCCTCGCTGGCTGCGTGCTGCTGCAGCGGGTGCCGGTGCTGTATGCGGAGAAGATGCAGGCGCTGGAGTCCACCGCCTGGGCGCGCTTTACCGCCGGCATCCACTTTATCCGCACGCGCCCGATCATCCTCGGCACTATCTCGCTGGACTTGTTCGCCGTGCTGCTCGGCGGCGTGGTGGCCTTGCTGCCCATCTATGCCCAGGAAGTGCTGGAAGTCGGCCCGACCGGCCTCGGCCTGCTGCGCAGCGCCATGGCCATCGGTGAGGTTTCCGTCGGCCTTTACCTGAGCATGAAGCCCTTCAACCGCAATGTCGGGCTGGTGATGTTCGGCGCGGTGGCGTTGTTCGGCGTGGCCAATCTGGTGTTTGCCCTGTCCAGCCTGTTCTGGTTGTCGTTCGCCGCGCTGGTGGTGGCTGGCGGCGCGGATATGGTGAGCATGTACATCCGTTCCTCGCTGGTGCAGTTCTCCACCCCGGACGCCATGCGTGGTCGGGTCAATGCGGTGAACATGCTGTTCATCGGCTCTTCCAACGAACTCGGCGAATTCCGCGCCGGCACCAGCGCCGCCTGGTTCGGCGTGGTGCCGGCTGCGCTGATCGGCTGCGCCTGCACCCTGACCGTCACCGGCGGCTGGATGCTCGGCTTCAAGAGCCTGCGCCAGGTGAATCGCTTTGAGGATGCTTCGCCAGCGAAGGTGGGCTGAGGTAGGGCGGCCTCGCTCGCGAAGCGAGCAGCCCGCCAGAGACTGCGGATGTGCGCCGATCAACGACTGTAGGATGGGTAGAGCAACGCGAAACCCATCACCGCAATTGCTCTGGGTATTGCTTTGCTCTAACCATCCCTAGTTGCTGTTCCGACACGTGGCACGGTGGACAAGCTTCGCGTTGTCCACCCTATGCGGCGGGTATTTCTGCGTAGGTTTTCATCCACTGTGGTGCGAGGTTGTCCGGGCTACTTGCTATTCCATCCAACGCGAGGCTGTCCACGCTTCGCGGGCAAAATGCCCTCTCGGTTGTTTTCTTGCGCCAGAGTCGGCAGTTCATACCTTGCCAAACCCACCCACAAATTCTGTTAACAGCGCTGTGGATAACCTTTGCAAAAGCCCTCTGCGCCTAGCATTCAAGCGGGTCTCGGCAGGCCGCTCAGTTTTTGCCCAATGACGCTTTGCTGGCGTTATCGCCGGGCAGAATATCGCTTCTAATCAATCACTTGGCTCATGTTTTCAACAGTAGGGCAAGGTGGGGGCGTGTTGCCGGGTGTCGTGCACAGAATCTGGGGAAAGTGCTGTGGATAAGATGCGGGAAAACTCGGCCAGGCCAGGTAGGGCAAGGGCTGCGTGGGGTTGGTGATTTTTCGTGCGCTGTCGCACGACGGTCACGTTATACGGCTATAGTACCCGGTCGATTTTGTCCACCGATGGAGCCCTTCGATGTCCGAGTCCCCTGAGCGTCCCGCCCCGGTCAGTCTGCTGCAGGCCTTCTGGTTCTGGCTGAAGCTGGGGTTGATCAGTTTCGGCGGGCCGGCGGGGCAGATTTCTATCATGCACCAGGAGTTGGTGGAGAAGCGCCGCTGGTTGTCCGAGCGGCGTTTTCTGCATGCGCTGAACTACTGCATGTTGCTGCCCGGGCCGGAGGCGCAGCAGTTGGCCACCTATATCGGCTGGCTGATGCACCGCACCTGGGGCGGGGTGATCGCCGGGGCGCTGTTCGTGCTGCCGTCGCTGCTGATCCTGGTCGTGCTGTCCTGGGTCTATCTGGTGTTCGGCGATGTGCCGTTGGTGGCGGGGATCTTCTATGGCATCAAGCCGGCGGTGACGGCCATCGTGGTGCAGGCGGCCTGGCGCATCGGCGGGCGGGTGTTGAAGAACGCCTGGCTGTGGGCCATTGCAGCAGCGGCTTTCGTCGCCATTTTTGCGCTGCAGTTGCCGTTCCCGCTGATCGTGCTCGGTGCGGCGCTGGTGGGCTACATCGGCGGGCGGCTGGCGCCGCAGCACTTTGCGCTTGGTGCCGGGCATGGCGAGGCAGGCGGGGCGCATGCCCCGGCGCTGATCGATGACGAGACGCGCCTGGCGCATACGCATTTTCGCTCCAGCCGCCTGGTGCTGATCCTGCTGGTCGGTGCGCTGCTCTGGCTGCTGCCGATGGGCCTGTTGACCCTGGCATTCGGCTGGCAGGGCACGCTGACGCAGATGGGCTGGTTCTTCACCAAGGCGGCGCTGCTTACGTTCGGCGGCGCCTATGCGGTGTTGCCTTATGTGTATCAGGGCGCCATCGAGCATTACGGCTGGCTGACGCCCCGGCAAATGATCGATGGCCTGGCGCTGGGTGAAACCACGCCGGGGCCGCTGATCATGCTGGTGGCGTTCGTGGCCTTCGTCGGCGCTTACGGCCAGCCGGTGTTCGGGGGCGACTCGGCCTTCGCCAGTGGTGCGTTGGCAGCGGTGCTGGTCACCTGGTTCACCTTTCTGCCGTCGTTCCTGTTCATCCTCGCCGGCGGGCCG contains the following coding sequences:
- the chrA gene encoding chromate efflux transporter, producing the protein MSESPERPAPVSLLQAFWFWLKLGLISFGGPAGQISIMHQELVEKRRWLSERRFLHALNYCMLLPGPEAQQLATYIGWLMHRTWGGVIAGALFVLPSLLILVVLSWVYLVFGDVPLVAGIFYGIKPAVTAIVVQAAWRIGGRVLKNAWLWAIAAAAFVAIFALQLPFPLIVLGAALVGYIGGRLAPQHFALGAGHGEAGGAHAPALIDDETRLAHTHFRSSRLVLILLVGALLWLLPMGLLTLAFGWQGTLTQMGWFFTKAALLTFGGAYAVLPYVYQGAIEHYGWLTPRQMIDGLALGETTPGPLIMLVAFVAFVGAYGQPVFGGDSAFASGALAAVLVTWFTFLPSFLFILAGGPLVESTHGQLKFTAPLTGITAAVVGVILNLALFFGYHVLWPEGFAGAFDWVSALITLGAGVALLGFKRGVIETIAGCAVVGLVAHLF
- a CDS encoding MFS transporter translates to MSAAVPASVYRLPGFLAFLIARIVVVFAVQIQAVVVAWQVYDLTRDPLSLAYVGLAQFIPMLVLLMPAGDLIDRFDRKLILMLSWLVEGVCAAALLWLSLSEAAVSWYYAVLVLYGCGRAFTGPALSSLLPQIVPRERLAAAIAANSMIMRGATISGPVIGGGLYAIGGGGLTYSVCLACFLAGCVLLQRVPVLYAEKMQALESTAWARFTAGIHFIRTRPIILGTISLDLFAVLLGGVVALLPIYAQEVLEVGPTGLGLLRSAMAIGEVSVGLYLSMKPFNRNVGLVMFGAVALFGVANLVFALSSLFWLSFAALVVAGGADMVSMYIRSSLVQFSTPDAMRGRVNAVNMLFIGSSNELGEFRAGTSAAWFGVVPAALIGCACTLTVTGGWMLGFKSLRQVNRFEDASPAKVG